The Puntigrus tetrazona isolate hp1 chromosome 4, ASM1883169v1, whole genome shotgun sequence genome includes a window with the following:
- the LOC122342646 gene encoding protein kinase C delta type-like — protein sequence MAPFLRIAFNDFQLGELPPMTEQPFCAIKMKESLSTERGKTLVQRKPTMYPAWKSTFDAHIYEGRVIQVVLMKTAEEALSEATVGVSVIAERCKKGNGRAEFWVDLQPSGKVMMSVQFFVEGSDLESKSSMTVKEDDGILTINRRRGAIKQAKVHFIKNHEFTATFFKQPTFCSVCREFVWGLNKQGYKCRQCNAAIHKKCIDKIIGRCTGTATNSRDTVFQKERFKIDMPHRFKTHNYMSPTFCDHCGSLLWGMVKQGLKCEECGMNVHHKCQRKVANLCGVNQKLMAEALAMIESTQQQARSSRDTEIAGREGPVGVSQAGVTREPSGRLPISPLTPAPPLPRKENQGISWDTPAEGRRPSLEQPEPLYATPRKEHQKFNLDNFNLHKMLGKGSFGKVFLAELKGTGQFFAVKALKKDVVLMDDDVECTMVERRVLSLAWEHPFLTHLYCTFQTKENLFFVMEYLNGGDLMFHIXHFKSLFYAAEIVCGLQFLHSKGIVYRDLKLDNILLDIDGHIKIADFGMCKENMFGESRTCTFCGTPDYIAPEILLGQKYGTSVDWWSFGVLLYEMLIGQSPFHGHDEEELFQSIRTDDPCYPRWLTRDARDILVKLFVREPERRLGVKGNIRQHAFFRDMDWSALEKRQVEPPFRPTVKSASDCSNFDKEFINEKPRLSVTDCIMINSVDQTMFNNFSFINPAMSRLKSP from the exons ATGGCTCCGTTCCTGCGGATTGCCTTCAATGATTTTCAACTGGGAGAACTACCCCCTATGACAGAGCAACCATTCTGTGCCATCAAGATGAAGGAATCCCTCAGCACAG AGCGAGGGAAGACACTGGTCCAGAGGAAGCCTACGATGTACCCTGCGTGGAAATCCACATTTGACGCACACATCTACGAAGGTCGTGTCATACAGGTGGTACTGATGAAAACGGCAGAAGAGGCTTTGTCGGAGGCAACAGTTGGGGTCTCTGTCATTGCTGAGCGCTGCAAAAAGGGAAATGGCCGCGCTGAGTTTTGGGTCGACCTGCAGCCTTCTGGGAAGGTGATGATGTCTGTCCAGTTCTTCGTAGAGGGTTCTGACTTAG AATCAAAGTCCTCAATGACTGTGAAAGAGGACGACGGCATTCTCACAATAAACAGGAGGAGAGGAGCCATCAAACAGGCCAAAGTTCACTTTATCAAGAACCACGAGTTCACAGCCACCTTCTTCAAACAGCCCACCTTCTGCTCGGTCTGCAGGGAGTTTGTTTG GGGTCTCAACAAGCAGGGCTACAAATGTAGGC AGTGCAATGCGGCCATTCACAAGAAGTGCATTGATAAGATCATTGGGAGATGCACAGGGACAGCAACCAACAGTCGAGATACAGTG TTTCAGAAGGAGCGCTTTAAGATTGACATGCCACATCGCTTCAAGACCCATAACTACATGAGCCCGACTTTCTGTGATCACTGTGGGAGTCTGCTGTGGGGAATGGTTAAACAAGGCCTCAAGTGTGAAG aGTGCGGCATGAACGTTCACCATAAATGTCAGAGGAAAGTAGCAAACCTTTGTGGCGTCAACCAGAAGCTAATGGCAGAAGCCCTGGCTATGATTGAGAGCACTCAACAG CAGGCTCGCAGCTCTCGGGATACTGAGATTGCTGGTCGAGAGGGTCCAGTGGGCGTAAGTCAAGCAGGGGTCACTAGAGAGCCTTCGGGCCGCTTACCAATATCACCCCTCACGCCTGCACCGCCTCTACCACGCAAAG AGAATCAAGGTATTTCATGGGACACTCCGGCTGAGGGCCGCAGGCCAAGTCTGGAACAGCCTGAACCCCTGTATGCCACCCCACGCAAAGAGCACCAAAAGTTCAACCTAGATAATTTTAATCTGCATAAGATGCTGGGCAAGGGCAGCTTTGGAAAG GTGTTCCTGGCTGAGCTGAAAGGCACGGGGCAGTTCTTTGCAGTGAAGGCCCTGAAGAAAGATGTAGTACTAATGGATGATGATGTTGAATGCACTATGGTGGAGAGGAGAGTGCTGTCTCTGGCCTGGGAACACCCCTTCCTCACGCATCTCTACTGCACCTTCCAGACCAAG GAAAATCTTTTCTTCGTGATGGAGTACTTAAATGGGGGCGACTTAATGTTCCACATCCNACATTTTAAAAGCCT GTTCTACGCGGCCGAGATCGTTTGTGGGCTGCAGTTTCTACATTCTAAAGGCATCGTGTACAG AGATCTCAAGCTGGATAACATCTTGCTAGACATCGATGGTCACATCAAGATCGCAGACTTTGGCATGTGCAAAGAGAACATGTTTGGAGAATCTAGAACGTGTACCTTCTGTGGAACACCAGACTACATCGCTCCCGAG ATTCTGCTTGGGCAGAAGTATGGGACGTCTGTAGACTGGTGGTCATTCGGCGTCCTCCTTTACGAGATGTTGATTGGCCAGTCTCCATTTCACGGCCATGACGAGGAAGAGCTGTTTCAGTCGATTCGCACAGATGACCCCTGCTACCCACGCTGGTTAACTAGAGATGCACGGGACATCCTTGTAAAG CTATTTGTCCGCGAACCTGAACGAAGGCTGGGCGTGAAAGGAAACATACGACAGCATGCGTTCTTCAGAGACATGGACTGGAGCGCACTAGAGAAACGACAGGTGGAGCCGCCCTTCAGGCCTACTGTG AAATCAGCAAGCGACTGCAGTAATTTCGATAAGGAGTTCATAAACGAGAAGCCTCGGCTTTCCGTCACAGACTGTATAATGATCAACAGTGTGGACCAGACCATGTTCAACAACTTCTCCTTCATCAACCCCGCTATGAGCCGTCTCAAGAGCCCCTGA